TTGccctgaaaaaaatggagtttCTCCAGCTGGGAGCCATCCCTTCCTGCTGGTacccccagcctggctgctgtgcCCCCCACTCTTTCCCCCCGCCCCTGGCCAAGAAGCAGGGCTGTGCATTTGCAGAGCCTTTATTTGGCATTTCTATGGTGGGGGGCGAGGGGCCGGCTGCCCCCGGCCAGGAGAGGAGCACGTCTCTGCACCAGGACCGCGGGCAGCTTGAATGCACTGAAGAGCTGCTCCGTGCCCAGCAGGATCAGGCCAGGCCCGCCCCATGCCAGGGGCTTTCGGGCTGAGCCTTCATGGAGACGTGGTCTTCTGCTCCGGGGGCAACCGGCCCCTgcatcctcctgctgcctggcaAGACAGGATGGTGGAGCAGGGGGGCAAGCTGGGGTCCAGGAGGAGCTGTCACCACTGGGGGTGGAGATGTGGGACACAGGGATATTGGGAAAAGTCCCCTTCCCATCGCTGAGGTCTCTGCCACCAGGTTGCCCAGCCCGGCATCCCAGCTGGGTGGTGCCAGAGACGGGAGCAATGGAGGGGGCAGCATGCTCGCTCGGCGTTCGGTTCCAGCTGCTGGGGAGCAtcctgggaggggacaggatggggagcagccccgcagcagccaGCGGGGATGCCGGCAGGGGGGAGAAGCCACCCCTCAGGCCGGCGGCCCCAGCCTCTACAggccctcctgctgctgctgctgttgctgctgctgctgctgccgcctcaTGTAGGCAATGATGTCGTTTTTCACAACGGCAATGTTGGCGCGGTGGTACCAGCGCATGACAGGCACGCCGTCGGGGCCCACCAGGAACTTCTCGAAGTTCCACTTGATGTCGTGGTTCCGCAGAGGCTCCCAGAAGAGGTTCTTTGGGTTCCCAAACTCCTCCGCCACCGGGGGACAGGCATTCTGCAACAGGCGGCCAGTGCGTTGCTGCCttgcccccccaaaaaacaagcTGGGGGCTGCCCCCTCATCCCCCCCCTTGCCATGGCACCCACCTTCAGGAACGTGTAGACCTTCTGCTCCTTGGCCCCATTCACGTCCCCTTTCTGGAAGAGCTGGAAGTTGGGGACGAAGCCACCCCCCGGCCGGACGTACCTGCAAGgggagggtgggcagggcaTCACGCAACGGGCAGCTCTTGGTGCTGCACAGGGGTAGTGGGGGAACACCAAGCCCCATGCTTTTGAGGGccacagccccaggctgggagGGGGGTCACAgccagaaggagctgcagcttACGCACCCACCACCTGGCTGGGGACCACAGCCCAgctggggggggacacaggtgccctgcagcccctgtcGCAGTACTCACTTCAGTGCGGGGAGGATCTCCGAGTTCTGGCCAGGTTCCTGCTTCCCAAATTGGTTGGAGGGGAAGCCCAGGATGACGAGCCCGTAGGGCCCCAGCTCGTTTTGTAGTGCATTCAGTTCTGCACGCAAGTAGAGTCAGGGATGGGTTAGCAGGGGACGGGGCTTACCCCCCACACCTGCACCGACCCCCTCAGAGCATCCCCGGCCGTGCCGGGTCCTGGGGAGCAGACGTTACGCCTTCCCCCAACTCCCCAGGGCAGGACGGACCATGGGGACCTGCCAAGGGCTGCACACCTGGGTGACGCCGCCTGCTCCTCGGCTGCCTGCCCTGTCCCCTGGGGTGCCTGTGCCCCACGGGACCCTTACCAAGGTACTGCAGGGTGAGGCCTCAGTATGTAGCCACGTTGACAAAGAGCACCATCTTCCCCGCGTAGTTCCTAAAGGGGACATACTCGTCCCCGTCGATGGTCAGGGCCCCGTAGTCGTAGATGGTGCCCTGCACCGAGCTGTAGCATTTCACCTGTGGGGCGAGGAGCATCCCATGGGATCAGGCTGGAGGCTGCCAGCCACCCTGCTCGCCCGCCCCACGGCCGCCCACGCCCACCGGAGCAGCGGCTGCAGCCCTGGCGCTGGCTCAAATGGCAGCTGCCAGTGTTGTGTCTCCTGCCCCGAATGCTGCTGGCAACAGCCAGGCTCCGGCATGCCAAGGTCGCGGTGGTGGGACAGGCTGGCTTctgcatgcacatgcacatgcGTGTGCACGCATGCGCACGCCCGGCCAGTgaggctggctgcagctggagggatgTTTACCCAGCCAGGGTCAGGCAGGAAGGCGAGAGGCTGGAAAACAGTCTGGGCTGGCGTGCCAGCACGGGGGGGAGACCAGCCGCAGCCTCCCCAGGGCCACGGGTGGGCAGGACCCCACCACCCCTGCATGCATCCctctggggcaggggcagcggCAGCCGGGGTGCCCAGGAGCAGCACTGGCTGCTGTGCCGTGGCAAAGCCGGGTCCAGGCAAGGGAGGGATCAGGGCTGGATCAGACCCGTGCAGCGAAAGGCCGGGGTGGAGCCGCCTCTGCTTGCGGCACTGCAGGGGTTAACCCAGGGGAGCCCATCTCCTGTTCCCATCAGGGGACCCAGGCTCACCCCAGTGCCACCGAAGGGCTATTTTGGGAACTGGCAGGAGATAAAAGTCACAGGGGCTCTGCCCGGGGAGCTCAGCCTCCATGGGGCCGGCAGGATCCTGGCGGCAGGGCTCTGCTTCGCCCGCCCGGGGTGGGGAGGCTGGCCGGGGGTGACAGTCACCCCTGCTCTCTGCCCGCCGGGGTGTGAGGACACAGCGGTCCCCGCACCCTCCAAACGTGGGTGCACCCCCCTGGACACGGGAACAAAAGCCCCGTGCTCTGCCCCTACGGGGGTCACTGGGGGGCGACAAGGCTCTGTCCCCCTCTGTCCCCAACCCCAGGACAGCAATTCCCCCTTTGCAAGAGCTAGCTCAGAAAAATCCCTCCGTGATCCAGACACCGGGACTGGGGGAGGGTGTGGGGGGGTCACAGGGCCACCGTGCCCCACTCCTGCCCCCGGGAGCTCTGCAGCAAGCCTTGGGGACAGGTGGGTCCCCAGGGTGCAacattcctccccccccccccacttccccGCAGCCCCCGTGGGGGTCTCCCCCCCCACCACCTCTtaccttctccctctcctgacTCTGCCCCGGCGGGACGAGCCCAGCCAAGAAAAAGGGCAAAATCCAGGCGCTGCGGGACCAGCCCCCCATGGCTGGGGCGGGCGTGGGGTGCGGGCACCCTCCTCACGGCCCcaggggagagaggcaggggaggggggggacacgggaCACACCTCTCCCTGTCGCCTTCTGCCACCTCCGAGCCCGACAGCCGAGAAATAGCTGCTGGGctgagcggggcggcgggggggagccAATCGCCGGGAGGAAGGACGGGCCGAGGGCTGCGTTAACCGTGTGGGCCCTGGGCCGGACACCGcgccggccggggcgggggtgCGGGGAGGAGCGGGGTGGCAATGCCGTGCTCGGTACCCCGGCGCGGCGTGGGACGCGGGGGACACCCGGGAACGCACGGGGCGGCCGCACGTGCCGGGGGTTTATGCAACGCGTTATATGACCCAAGGACCCGGGGATTAAAACCTGCACGGTGGGAGAGGTGCCAGGCAATGTCCCCACCCTGTGCGGGGCACCCAGCCGAGGTGACATCCATCCCCGAGTGGGGTGCTGGGACCCGAGGAGCAGGGACCAAACCGCCCCAGCGGCATCCCCCGGCGAGCCTGGGCTGGGGTCCAGCGTCCTCCCCTCCCATGGCTGTGCTGCTCAGCGGTGGGGAAGGGTTGATCAAGCTTCTCTCCTTTGCAGCCCAGCAAATCAGGGTGCTCCGAGAAGCAGCCCTGGAGTAGGGTCCCTCTCGGGGGGAgctgtgccggggctggggggccaTAGCCCCATGGTGACCCCGCTGTGGCCAAGGGCAGGGCACGGCTGTCCCTTAGTCCTTGGTGTCCCCAGGGGCAGGAGTTTCCAGGGCCCTGTTTGCATACCCAGGGAATGCAAACATTTATCCTGGGCTGGCTCCAAAGGAAATATCCATGGTGAGGTGTAAATTCCCTGAAATCCcgcaaaaaaattatttgatggGAGAATTAACTGTCtggaggggagctgggagggggctgcgGTTTGGAGTGGGGGCTGGCCTAGGACAGAGGGCAGGACGGGGTGGCAGGGGGTGAACCCCAGGGGGACCATGGGCGCCAGCATGAGGTTTGGCTTTACTAGAAAGCAGGGCCAACCCTGCCAGGGCACTGTCACCGAGCCGGCTGCCGGAGACGCTGCCAGGGAAGGGGAGCGGAGCCGTGGCCTTGGGGGAGTCTGGGAGCAATCTCCCATCCCGTGTCCTTCGCCGGCAGGAACACCATGTCCTGGGAAAGGCTGATGTTGTCAGGCTCCCACTGCAGCCTCAGCTGGCGTGGGCTGGCTGGGGGTCAGGTACGTCCCCCAGGCACCCGGGGAACCCATGGAGCAGGGGAGCTGCAAGTCCCTCTGTCACGGGCAGCATTTCCCAAAGCTTTAAACCTGCAGTGCTACTGGAGAAGTGGCTTAGCCCTGCCCTGGCATGGGTCCCCAAGCAGTGTGGGTTGCTCCCCCAGGTCCAGGCAAACCCCTGAGATGTTCAGCCACTGCCTGGGGACTGCCCAGAGCCCAACACAATGCGCCAACAGCTGGGCTGGCCACAGAGATGCTGTGGTCACGCCTCACAGATGTGGCTGTGGGTGGTGTGAGGCAGCTCCTTGCCAAAACCGGGGAGCCTGTGAGAGCCAAAACCAGGGGCTCGACCCTCCCCACCCACTTCCCAAGCTCTGGGGAGATTTGGAGCCACAAGGCCatggggctgcagctcctggccgACATGCTGCTTGCGCCTCGCTGCATCCTGCAGCCGACAGGGACTGGTGCGTGCCCAGCATAGTGCCATGCTCCccagcacagtgctgtgctccccagccagctcACGCTGCTGACCCCAGCCAGGGCTTGAGCCATCTCCCAGGACAGAGCCGGGACagagctggagagctgctcagggctgtgctccctgccctgctaGTTCCCACCATGGGAACAGCCACCCACTTCTAATTATATCCCCTAATTGCCTGCGTGGGGCTTTGGTGGCTTTCCTGTGGTTAACAGGGACTTGGGGGCCAGGAGGAGCTGTGCAGCACGCGCAGTGGTGTGTCCCTTCCACGTGTCCTTGATCCCTGACACACGCAGGGAAAGGCTGAGCCACTCCTCAACTGCATTTtcctaaaaccaaaataaaaataaaggaccCATTTCTCCAAGTCCCCTCTCCTTGGGTCCTGGCGCCAGATCGGCCTCAGTGGAGGTGGGGAACAGGGGAGGATTTAATGAGCCACAGTCGATGGATCTCATCTCTGCCACTGACCTTCCATGGGACCCTGGGCATGTCACCCAGTGTCCCCTGCAGCATGGGAGAGCCGAGGGTGCTGGGGGCTCCAGCAAGACCGTCTGAGGGCAGCGTGCCGCTCCACCCTGCTGGATTGGGGTCCCCCACCCCAAATGGGAGGCGCGCTGGGCAGGCTGACCCTCACACGAACCTCCCTCCTCGGTTGTTTTTCCACCAGAGCCGGGCTGGAGCCGGCCCCCCCCTGCTGCAGATGTTTGGCAGCAGTTCGGGGGCGGGAGGCCAGGCGCTTCCAGCCCCCTGGCCGCCATGCTGCCGCTGCCACCAGCCTCCTCAGCTGTCCCCGAGCCACAGGCGAGGGGCTGCAGAGACCTCGCGCCAGGCTGCAGGGCCATGGTGAGCACAGGGACCGTGAAACCAGCGGTGGGGACCACAtactgctgctggctgcagagccaaGCGACGAGCTTCTTTCATGCAGCGTGCCGGGGACGGTGCCAGCAGCATGCCGAGGACAGTGGCGAGGGGCTCGGGCAGTGGCAGGCAGCATCGCCCcggctggcagcagcactgctttccCTCTGGCAGCCTGGCACAGCATCAATCCCAGGGCAACCTCTGAACTTTTGTTCTAGGTGTGCAACGGgaggcaaaagcaaaacaagctcTGCTGGGCGAGAgaccccagctcccccagcgCCAGGGTTCCCACACGCTGCCACCTCCGCAGCTCGCCCAGCCCTTGCTGCCCTGCCCCAACCCGTGTGCTCCCACAGGCACTGTCCTGGTTCAATGGCAGCCTCCCCACTGGGCACGGTGCCCAGCGCCCTTTGGTGTGAGGACCCCCCCTCCCTGAGTGCCCCCGCACCCCCTGGGCTATGGCTGCGGGTGCTGCCCTCTCCGGCATCCCCATCCCTTCCTCTTCCAGGCAAAGACTTGCCCCCTGCAGAAATGTCCCTGGCCCATTGCCCCCCACCCAAAGGCGACAGGGGCACACAGTGACCCGCTGCTGCCgagcaggggaggggagctgggtggccgctgagtgctgctgctctcctctcctgcatGAGGAGCCCCTCCAAGTGCTCTGACCCCGTGGGGATTTGCTCCTCCCTGAGGCTGGGGAAGGACGAGCCCACCGGCCGTGATGTTTGCGATGTGCTCCCGGAGACCCCACTGCAGCCTGGAGCGCAGAGGGCGGTTTGGGACCCCGTAAGCCTCCCTTTGGGGCCACGGGGTTTGTGTTTCAGTCCTGTATCAGCAGTTGCTCCAGGCGACACTTCCCCCGCAGCGCCCAATATGTTCGGGGGTCAGCTCCTGCTGCACAAGTGCCGCTGGGGCTCCCCACAACCTTCCTGACGAGCCACAGGGCCCGCAATGCCCTGTCCGGCAGTGATAAAGCAGCCAAGCTGGGTGCTTGCATCCCTGGCATGGCTCTCATCGCTGCCCAGAGGCGAGGTGAGAGCCAGCATCCTgcatcacctcctccccaccggGGCTGCCAGCATCcgcctcccccagcagcagcccccgcGGGCCGGCAGCCGGCTCCCACTGCGCTCCAGCACCCACCGGCGCTGGCAGGGAAGCATCCCGGTGGACGCTGAATCACCTCGGTGTCTGCATCgcgcctgcctgctgcagcgtCATCGCTGCAGGACCCACTCCCCAACGGgcaggaaaaggcatttttcctcGGCAAAATGCCACGCAAACGCTGCCTCTGAGCTCCGGCACTGTTCAGGCACCGAAGCCAGGGCCACAGGGGGATTTGCTTATCTTGCTCAGTCCTGGAGGAGGAATTTCCAACTCGACAGTGCACATCAGTCTAAATCCATGCCCCccatttttatgctttaaaaacatcctGGCTTCTCACCGCTCTCCCCCCACTGCCATTTTGCTCCGTGCAGTTTGTTGTTGTCATGAACAAACCTGTCTTTCCAAGGCTTTGCAATGCCTTTCCTGGAAATGTTTGCCACGGGCTTGAAACTTCCCAGAAAACTCCTACCATGAAAGGAAACCTCTCGCACCCCCCAGCTGCTCATGACAAGGGGCACGGGGAAGTGGGAACAGCCACCGGGCATGGCTGCAGGGACAGCGGGGTTTGCATGCTTCTCCTCGGCTGTTTTGCTCCAAACCAGGCTTCCTTCTCAAACCACTCCAATATTTGTGGCTTCTTCCCTATTCCTCTTATAGCAAAGCTGCTCAGCTCCAGTTCCTGCTGCCAGATGCCACTGGCCATCCCCACACCCGACGGTCTCCCCAGGGAAGGGACGCCGGGCTGGAGCGTGGGGGGGAGGCAGAACCGGGGCTGctcccacccagcacagccATAATCTCCTCCAGCTGCGGCCACCGTGCAGTGCCagcaaggaagggagagagggggaacaacaacaggaaaataactCTGGTTATTTGCCTTAAATTCTGCAACTcgagaggggagagagagagagagatgacaGTTTGAAACAGGAATTTGTTTCTAGGCCGGGCAAGGAATACGTGtccgctccctccccagcacaacCGCAGCCCACAGCTCCAGCGCAGGCGTTTCCGCTCCCCGGGGGCTGCGTCCCCCGTGCTGGGCTCCCTCCCCCGGGAGGGAGGTGTTCGCCCAAGGTCCTGCTTCCCTGGGAATCgcctgcccctccagccccaaCGCCAAAAGCAAACCCGATGCCGGCTGTCGTGGGTCAAGCCGCGTGGGGATGGGACGCGGGGTTTCCAACACAGTGGGGCTGCTTGCTCTTTCCAACAGAGAAAATGGGATTTAAACAATTCCCACTAGCATCACCATAGCGTTTCCCCACATCCCAGACTGATTCATCTCATTATTCATGACCTTTTTCACCATGAGTCACCAGGACGCCGTTTCGGCCGCAGGACTCCTGCCACACACCAGAGCTCGGCACGAGGCTGGCGGGGCGGAATGATGCCGGTCGCCCGAGCgggagaaaagcagctgctgccactgtCAGAAAGTCCCTGGGGATCCTTCCCACTTGCTGTCTGACAGTCGCTGCTGCTATCTCAGCCAGATTTGGGTTTGCACCCcggagctggggctgggctggcagcatgCCTCCCGCGGGGCTGCGGCCACCGGGCTCAAAGGCCGGGCAAGAACCCCAGGGACCTCGAGCCAGTGCGGTGCAGGAGCTCAGCGCGGGGAGGGTTTCTGGAGAGGCTGCAAAGTATCTCAGATCCTGCACACAGGCACCCGGACCCCATCCGTAGTGTGGACAGAGCTGCACGACACGCTCAGGTGTAGAATAAAGTCCATTTATTTCGTAGCAAGGGGCAATGTAAGAGCTTACGTGGTCCCTTACCACTGCCTGGGCACAAACCCCTCTGCTCCTACCGCTTTGCCTGCCCAGGCGAGGGGCGCAGAGACTCCCCCCAATGGGGCCGGCATGCCGGGCAAGCGGCAGGGGCCCTTGCCATCAGCAGGAGCACCGAGTGCAGCCAGCGTCcgggcaggcaggctggcaggagctgcccacGCTCCTCTGCCCCGCAAGACCCAGAGGAACCGAGCACCTCATCGGGTTTTCCTACAATTTCAGCAGATATCTGATAGAGGAGAGGCTGGTGCCAGGTGTACGTCTGCTGTGCAGCCAGGACGGGCTCTGTCACCGGTGCTTTTAGCCAAGTCTCCGAATGCACAACCAGAAGCCACATCCATCTTGCTTTGACCCTTCCTTCCCAGCCACCCCGACAGCTAGGACtccaaagaagaaataactgtGCCGGGCATTTCCACTCCTTGCTGCTTGCCTGGGAGGAGACGGGGTCACCAGCGAAGGCGAGACCAGCCTGCCTGCCTCATGGGAGTGAGTCGTTTCCAGCTGGACATGTCCACACAGCCACACATCTCCCCGCCGGTGCCCAGGCTGCCATCTCCCCGACGGTCCCCGTGAGCTCGGTGGGTAAATAGGAGGCAGTGGGTTCACCTGGCAAGAGCCAGGTACAGGGGCAGGCACCCAGGTGCTCACCCACCCCGGCTCCTGCCCATCTCTCCCCAGCTCTCGGGGTGCCCCATCGGGCTCTGCggggtccccagcacagggTCCCACGGCTGTGGCCCCTGCCCGACAAGCCGGCCGTCCCTCGTCGCTTCCGTCACAGCCTCACACGATGCCATTGCGCGTGGGGTGAGTCCGAACCCGGTAGATGATGACGGCAGTTGCCGGGCAGAGCACCAGGGCCGTCATGATGAGGATGGTGGCGAGGATGATCAAGACGATGACCCAGATGTCCAGGATGTGCTTGGGGAGGGCGGCGGGACCTGCGGGGTCAGGGAGGTCCATCCTgcaagggagaggcagaggggtgATGGGGCAGCCCTCTCCGTCCCTCCCATAGCCAGAAATACCCCCCTCCCAACACTCTGAGCaccctgctgctctctccaggGAGACCCCTGCGGCCACGTCCAGCCTTGGCCTCGGGCTCCTTCAAAAGCAAAGGGCTTTGGTAAAGGCTCCTTCGAGAAGCCCCAGGATTTGTAGCATGCTTTGATGCAGCTGGATAAAAGCCCAGGGAAAAATTTCCCTGTTAATTGCTACCGTTGTTAAAGGAGCCAATAAAGCAAAGTCACAACCAGGCGAACCGCTGGTCACTCACGAGTGGGTCATCGCGTGGGGGAACGGTGGGACCAGGGCAGCCGGAGCCCCCCTCACTCAGGGGGAGCCTCGcacctctccccccgccccccccggtGCCTCCTGCTGAGTCACGGAGTTAAGGGGTTAATTAGCAGCGGGGCTCAGGGCTGAGGGGCCGGGGAGCCGGTACCACTCCTCGCTGCCTTTCCTCCGACCACCCCTCCATGGGTCCCGGAGCCACCCTCCGCCGGCCGGGCAGCCGAGTGACACGACCGAGAGCACCgggctgagccccccccccggcccgcccgcaGCCGCCCCAGGCTCcggcagcccggggcaggggacACCGCCGGGGAGAGGCGgcggcagcctgcctgcctgcctgcctgccctgccttctctgcctgcctgcctgcctgcccgcccgcgCCCCCCTTACCTGCGGCGCTGCCCGGCTCCGGCGAGAGGCGGCGGGATCCCCGCCGGCGGAGGGAGCCTCCGCCtggccccgcccggcccggcccgcgggggacgggagggagaggaggggaagggagggcaggggaaaggaaag
This portion of the Gymnogyps californianus isolate 813 chromosome 14, ASM1813914v2, whole genome shotgun sequence genome encodes:
- the GPX3 gene encoding glutathione peroxidase 3 isoform X1 encodes the protein MGGWSRSAWILPFFLAGLVPPGQSQEREKVKCYSSVQGTIYDYGALTIDGDEYVPFRNYAGKMVLFVNVATYUGLTLQYLELNALQNELGPYGLVILGFPSNQFGKQEPGQNSEILPALKYVRPGGGFVPNFQLFQKGDVNGAKEQKVYTFLKNACPPVAEEFGNPKNLFWEPLRNHDIKWNFEKFLVGPDGVPVMRWYHRANIAVVKNDIIAYMRRQQQQQRLILLGTEQLFSAFKLPAVLVQRRAPLLAGGSRPLAPHHRNAK
- the SMIM3 gene encoding small integral membrane protein 3 isoform X1 gives rise to the protein MTHSMDLPDPAGPAALPKHILDIWVIVLIILATILIMTALVLCPATAVIIYRVRTHPTRNGIV
- the GPX3 gene encoding glutathione peroxidase 3 isoform X2 codes for the protein MGGWSRSAWILPFFLAGLVPPGQSQEREKVKCYSSVQGTIYDYGALTIDGDEYVPFRNYAGKMVLFVNVATYUGLTLQYLELNALQNELGPYGLVILGFPSNQFGKQEPGQNSEILPALKYVRPGGGFVPNFQLFQKGDVNGAKEQKVYTFLKNACPPVAEEFGNPKNLFWEPLRNHDIKWNFEKFLVGPDGVPVMRWYHRANIAVVKNDIIAYMRRQQQQQQQQQQQEGL
- the SMIM3 gene encoding small integral membrane protein 3 isoform X2; protein product: MDLPDPAGPAALPKHILDIWVIVLIILATILIMTALVLCPATAVIIYRVRTHPTRNGIV